The Lolium perenne isolate Kyuss_39 chromosome 6, Kyuss_2.0, whole genome shotgun sequence genome segment CACCCCCTGCTGTTGCAGGCCAGGCTACCAGCTGCCGCCACCGCGACTGGCACCGCTCACGCGGTGCCTCGCCACCTCGCCCTCCTTCACCCCAGCTCACCGCCGGCCACCATCGCTGAGGTCACCCTCTACCCTCATGTCCAGCCGGCTCCCCGTATCGCGCACCCAAACCCTAAGATCCTACCACAAGCGAGCTCCCCACACCTGCACCCCACCCCACCCCATGCTAAGCCCCAAGTTTTCTTCCTCACCTTCGTCGTGAGCCTCGGCAAACCACGTCTTCCCCGTCTCCAGTGAGGTCCATTCCTTGCCTAGGTAGCGACGCTGCGGCCAGCCGTGTCGTCCTCATCAGTGGCGAGGTCCTCGCGATCGTCGTTGTGTCATCTTCAACGTCTCCGACCGTCTAGCGTCTTTGGTCACTGCCCTCACAAGCTTGCTGGGCTAGCCTGTTGCGTCGGAGGGGTACGCGTCGCCCCGCTAACCTGCACCTCTTGGTTGATAGGAGCAGCATGTGCATATGCTGATCGGACAGAACAGTCCCGATTTTTCAAAGTGCCCAAGTGGCATCGGCCTTTTCCTAACCTTGGATTGCTCTGTGACGGCCCACAAAAGTTGGAGGACATTTGAAGCCCAGTTACCTTAGTAATATGAAAGCCCACAGAGCAAACAGTCTTGGCTCCGAGCTCTCCACGCCACGCCTCCACCGTCCCACTCACAGCCACCTTATCGTCGCCGCTGCACCAACGGCGATGGCCGCGTCCCCGCCTGCCGCAGCGCCGCCTCCCGCCATGTCCGCCCTCCCCACCTTCGCCTCCTCCCACCCCTACCCTTCGCTCCCCACCCCCAAAACCCTCAACTCTAAGCCACGCCTCAATTTCGCCCACGCCGGCGTCGCAGCAGCTCCCAACGCCGTCCCGCACCCCGCCGCCTCCAACGACCGCCTGCGAGGCCTCGTCCGCCGCGGAGATCTGGAAGAAGCCCTCCTATTAGTCGAGTCCATGTCCGGCCTCAAACCCTCCGCCGCCGCGGGCCCCTGCGCCGCGCTCATCAAGAAGCTCTGCGCGTCCGGCCGCACCGCGGAGGCCCGGCGCGTGCTGGCCGCCTGCGAGCCCGACGTCATGACCTACAACGCCATGCTCGCCGGGTACTGCGTCATGGGGCAGCTCGAGGCCGCTCGCCGGCTCGTCGCCGACATGCCCATGGAACCCGACGCCTACACCTACAACACCCTTATCCGCGGCCTGTGCGGCCGCGGCAGGACAGAGAACGCCCTTGCGGTGCTCGACGATATGCTCCGCCGAGGGTGCGTGCCCGACGTGGTCACCTACACCATCCTGCTCGAGGCCACTTGCAAGAGGAGCGGGTACAAGCAGGCCATGAAGCTTCTCGACGAGATGCGCGACAAGGGCTGCGCCCCAGACATCGTCACCTATAACGTCGTCGTCAACGGCATTTGCCAGGAAGGCCGAGTTGACGATGCCATCGAGTTCTTGAAGAGCCTGCCGTCCTATGGATGCGAGCCAAACACAGTGAGCTACAACATTGTGTTGAAGGGCTTGTGTACTGCGGAGCGGTGGGAGGATGCCGAGAAGCTCATGGCTGAAATGACCCACAAGGGTTGCCCTCCAAATGTGGTAACATTCAATATGCTCATCAGTTTCTTGTGCCGCAGAGGATTGGTTGA includes the following:
- the LOC127334427 gene encoding uncharacterized protein, with translation MAASPPAAAPPPAMSALPTFASSHPYPSLPTPKTLNSKPRLNFAHAGVAAAPNAVPHPAASNDRLRGLVRRGDLEEALLLVESMSGLKPSAAAGPCAALIKKLCASGRTAEARRVLAACEPDVMTYNAMLAGYCVMGQLEAARRLVADMPMEPDAYTYNTLIRGLCGRGRTENALAVLDDMLRRGCVPDVVTYTILLEATCKRSGYKQAMKLLDEMRDKGCAPDIVTYNVVVNGICQEGRVDDAIEFLKSLPSYGCEPNTVSYNIVLKGLCTAERWEDAEKLMAEMTHKGCPPNVVTFNMLISFLCRRGLVEPAMEVLDQIPKYGCTPNSLSYNPILHAFCKQKKMDRAMGFVELMVSRGCYPDIVSYNTLLTALCRSGEVDAAVELLHQLKAKGCTPVLISYNTVMDGLTKAGKTEEALQLLNEMVTNGLQPDIITYSTISSGLCREDRIDEAIRAFCKVQDMGIRPNTVLYNAILLGLCKRRETHNAIDLFVYMIANGCMPNESTYTILIEGLAYEGLVKEARELLDELCSRGVVSKSLINKGAIRLLDETTDT